The DNA sequence AGATGAACGAGACGATCATCTGCGCAGTGGGCAACGTGGCGACACAGCCGGTGTACCGGGAGCTGACGACGGGACCGTCCGCGCGCTTCCGGCTGGCGGTGACCTCGCGCTACCTGGACCGCGGGAAGAACGAGTGGACCGACGGGCACACCAACTTCTTCACGGTGTGGGCCAATCGCCAGCTCGCCACGAACGCCGCCGGGTCGCTGAACGTGGGCGATCCCGTCGTGGTGCAGGGCCGGCTGAAGGTGCGCTCGGACGTACGCGAGGGGCAGAGCTGGACCTCGGCCGACATCGACGCGACGGCGATCGGCCACGACCTGGCGCGCGGCACGTCGGCCTTCCGGCGCGCCCTCAGGCCGGAGACGGGAGCCAGGGCCTCAGCCGCCGGCTCCGCATCTGTATCTGGATCCGCATCCGCGCTGTCCGAACCCGAGCCCGAGTGGGAGACGCCACCCGCCGACGTGGAATCCCCAAAGGCCGACTCCCAACGGGCGGACTCTCAACAGGCCCAGGAGCCAGTAGCGGTGACGTGACGTCAGTCACTTGAAGAGGCTGACCGAAGTGCGGCTTATCGGCGAATGCGTTCCGAACGACCCCGGTGGATTTGTCGATAAGCCCTGCTCGCAGGGGATCTTGGCGATAACGATTCCGAGTCGGATCGGCCCGCCGACGGGATCACAGGGAAGCGTGGTGCGCGGCGTACCTAGGATGCCGGACATAGCTCTCGGGGCTTGAAGCTTCTGCTGGTGGGACCGTGCCCCCCACGTCAACGGGTCCTGCTCGAAGGGGAATTCTGTGTTTGCTGCGTTCTCTGCGCTGTCGGTGCGCGGGCGCGGGGCGGCTCGACTGGCCGCCTCGACCCTGGTGTCCGGGCTGGTCGCCGCCTCGGTGGTTGCCGGTGCCGGCACAGCCGCGGCCGACGGGGCAGCCTGGAGCCAGGGCGGGGCGACCGCGACCATAGGTGGCCTCAAGACCTACGGCGGCGCTGTCGTCCACGCCGACTCCGGTGACCAGGAGATCTCGGCCGGCCTGTTCGAGATGTCCGTCGACGGCGGCGGCATGCTGCAGACGTACTGCGTCGACATCCACAACCCCACGCAGCGCGACGCCAGATATCACGAGACGCCCTGGAGCGGCACCTCGCTGGGCGCCAACAAGGACGCGGGTAAGATCCGCTGGATCCTGCAGAACTCCTACCCGCAGGTGAACGATCTCGCCGCCCTCGCGGGCAAGGCGGGCGTCAAGGGCGGCCTCACCGAGCAGGACGCGGCGGCCGGCACGCAGGTGGCCATCTGGCGCTACTCGGACGGTGCGGACGTCGACGCCGTCGACCCGCAGGCCGAGCAGCTCGCGGACTACCTGGAGAGGAGCGCGCGGGGCCTGGGGGAGCCCGAGGCGTCCCTGCGGCTCGACCCGCCCGCGGTCTCCGGCCACCTCGGTGAGCGGCTCGGTCCGGTGACGGTGCACACCGACTCGGACGGCGTGACGCTGACGCCCCCGGCGGACGCCGC is a window from the Streptomyces sp. NBC_00299 genome containing:
- a CDS encoding Cys-Gln thioester bond-forming surface protein, which translates into the protein MFAAFSALSVRGRGAARLAASTLVSGLVAASVVAGAGTAAADGAAWSQGGATATIGGLKTYGGAVVHADSGDQEISAGLFEMSVDGGGMLQTYCVDIHNPTQRDARYHETPWSGTSLGANKDAGKIRWILQNSYPQVNDLAALAGKAGVKGGLTEQDAAAGTQVAIWRYSDGADVDAVDPQAEQLADYLERSARGLGEPEASLRLDPPAVSGHLGERLGPVTVHTDSDGVTLTPPADAATSGVRIVDKDGKAVTSAADGGQVFFEVPENAAAGQAELTVQASTTVPVGRAFAAESRSQTQILAGSSESTVSATASASWAKTGAIPALSAAENCDKGGVDITAANEGTEAFTFELLGIEHSIAAGESRTVTVPLQEDQAYDFTIQGPGGFEKRFTGVLDCMTQMGEAEAAGALTQTLAEPSPATVGTATDDTNLAATGGSAMTPLITGIAIGLVVIGGAALIVVRKKQLPTQD
- a CDS encoding single-stranded DNA-binding protein gives rise to the protein MNETIICAVGNVATQPVYRELTTGPSARFRLAVTSRYLDRGKNEWTDGHTNFFTVWANRQLATNAAGSLNVGDPVVVQGRLKVRSDVREGQSWTSADIDATAIGHDLARGTSAFRRALRPETGARASAAGSASVSGSASALSEPEPEWETPPADVESPKADSQRADSQQAQEPVAVT